A region from the Janthinobacterium agaricidamnosum genome encodes:
- a CDS encoding GMC family oxidoreductase, whose amino-acid sequence MKSPQFKSNGDVVADVVIVGTGVVGAMMADQLAAQGHSVIMLEAGLRIERGQAVENWRNMPFENRVGSDFQGLYPQADNAPAPLYFPKNNYVELSGPSGSSFQQGYLRTVGGTTWHWAASCWRHLPSDMRMKSDYGVGRDWAISYEELEPYYCRAEQEMGVAGPNDPALQSPSERSAPYPMDMVPWGYGDKRFAEVVNPHGYRSVPIPQGRSTRPWQGRPTCCGNNNCQPICPIGAMYNGIHHVERAELKGAGVLAEAVVYRIDTDQNNRVTAVHWYDAKKQSHMATGKAFVIACNGIETPRLLLLAANQNNPNGIANSSDQVGRNMMDHSGFHCTFLANEPIWTGRGPAQSSCLVGPRDGAFRAQYSANKMILNNITRVGPATQQSLKLGLVGKDLDDEIRRRAAFGVDLSISLEPLPEAHNRLTLSKTRKDPLGLACPDIYYDVGDYVRDGAKAAHAQLEHIGKLFGAVEFHITDSLNANNHIMGGVIMGSNRLDSVVDGNCRAHDHANLWLPGGGAMPSASVVNTTLSMAALGLRAADDIARTLAREAA is encoded by the coding sequence ATGAAATCACCGCAATTCAAGAGTAATGGCGACGTCGTCGCCGATGTTGTCATCGTCGGCACGGGTGTCGTCGGCGCCATGATGGCCGACCAGCTGGCCGCGCAAGGCCATTCCGTGATCATGCTGGAAGCGGGCCTGCGCATCGAGCGGGGACAAGCCGTGGAAAACTGGCGCAACATGCCGTTCGAGAACCGCGTCGGTTCCGACTTCCAGGGCCTGTATCCGCAGGCGGACAATGCGCCCGCGCCTCTGTATTTTCCGAAGAATAACTATGTGGAATTGTCCGGCCCCAGCGGCAGCAGTTTCCAGCAGGGCTATCTGCGCACGGTGGGCGGCACGACCTGGCATTGGGCCGCGTCGTGCTGGCGCCATTTGCCGTCGGACATGCGCATGAAGAGCGATTACGGCGTCGGGCGCGACTGGGCCATTTCCTATGAGGAACTGGAGCCCTACTATTGCCGCGCCGAGCAGGAAATGGGCGTGGCCGGCCCCAACGATCCCGCCTTGCAGTCGCCCAGCGAGCGCAGCGCGCCGTACCCGATGGACATGGTTCCCTGGGGCTATGGCGACAAGCGCTTCGCCGAAGTGGTCAACCCGCACGGCTACCGTTCCGTGCCGATTCCGCAAGGGCGTTCGACGCGCCCATGGCAGGGCCGTCCCACGTGCTGCGGCAATAACAATTGCCAGCCGATCTGCCCGATCGGCGCCATGTACAACGGCATCCACCACGTGGAGCGGGCCGAGCTGAAAGGCGCGGGCGTGCTGGCCGAGGCCGTCGTCTACCGCATCGACACGGACCAGAACAACCGCGTGACGGCCGTGCACTGGTATGACGCCAAGAAACAGTCGCACATGGCGACGGGCAAGGCCTTCGTCATCGCCTGCAACGGCATCGAAACGCCCCGTTTGCTGCTGCTGGCGGCGAACCAGAATAATCCGAACGGCATCGCCAACAGTTCGGATCAAGTCGGCCGCAACATGATGGACCACTCGGGTTTCCACTGTACCTTCCTGGCCAATGAACCGATCTGGACGGGCCGAGGCCCCGCGCAAAGCAGCTGCCTGGTGGGCCCGCGCGACGGCGCCTTCCGCGCACAGTATTCGGCCAACAAGATGATCTTGAACAATATCACCAGGGTGGGACCTGCAACGCAGCAGTCATTGAAGCTGGGCCTGGTGGGCAAGGACCTCGACGACGAGATCCGCCGCCGCGCCGCGTTCGGCGTGGACCTGTCGATCAGCCTGGAACCGCTGCCCGAAGCGCACAACCGCCTGACCTTGAGCAAGACGCGCAAGGACCCGCTGGGCCTGGCCTGTCCCGACATCTACTATGACGTAGGCGATTACGTACGCGATGGCGCGAAGGCCGCGCATGCGCAGCTCGAACACATCGGCAAGCTGTTCGGCGCCGTGGAATTCCATATCACCGACAGCCTGAACGCGAATAACCACATCATGGGCGGCGTCATCATGGGCAGTAACCGTCTTGACTCCGTGGTCGACGGCAATTGCCGCGCCCACGACCACGCCAACCTGTGGCTGCCGGGCGGCGGCGCCATGCCGTCGGCCAGCGTCGTCAACACGACCCTCAGCATGGCCGCGCTCGGCTTGCGCGCGGCCGACGACATCGCCCGCACCCTGGCAAGGGAGGCTGCATGA
- a CDS encoding sugar dehydrogenase complex small subunit translates to MNYPGSEPSATSVSSLPRISRRHALIGLAALLAQAGFWSNPLSAAMPAPASAPAPGRAPATMLFYTLSQTITGHRDLSAATAARIEQAMRTNLPGFAERLPQLGALLVTGQEAKALLAAASAADAALRELALAIVAAWYTGTVTGHPEQGTKSIVVAYAEALMYRTVADGQVVPTYCNYGPLWWLKAPPAVRVSAPVAPKPVPAPATTGTPEPKGKQAK, encoded by the coding sequence ATGAACTATCCAGGCAGCGAACCATCTGCAACATCCGTTTCATCCCTTCCCCGGATCAGCCGCCGCCACGCCCTGATCGGCCTGGCCGCCTTGCTGGCGCAGGCCGGTTTCTGGAGCAATCCGCTCTCGGCCGCCATGCCGGCGCCAGCCAGCGCTCCGGCGCCCGGCCGGGCGCCTGCCACGATGCTGTTCTACACCTTGTCGCAAACCATCACGGGCCACCGCGACCTGTCCGCCGCGACGGCGGCGCGCATCGAGCAAGCCATGCGCACGAACCTGCCCGGCTTCGCCGAGCGCTTGCCGCAACTGGGCGCGCTGCTCGTCACGGGCCAGGAAGCCAAGGCCCTGCTGGCCGCCGCCAGCGCCGCCGATGCGGCTTTGCGTGAGCTGGCGCTGGCCATCGTTGCCGCCTGGTACACGGGCACCGTCACCGGCCATCCTGAGCAGGGCACGAAGTCCATCGTCGTCGCGTATGCGGAAGCCTTGATGTACCGCACGGTGGCCGATGGCCAGGTCGTGCCGACCTATTGCAATTACGGCCCCCTGTGGTGGCTGAAGGCGCCGCCGGCCGTGCGCGTCTCCGCGCCCGTGGCGCCCAAACCCGTACCGGCCCCGGCCACTACCGGCACTCCCGAACCGAAAGGCAAGCAAGCAAAATGA
- a CDS encoding Dabb family protein: MTCSIPLRHIVLCDFLEDITPAKHAELVYEFSQLKHRIPGVLQFEWGPNVSPEGLDDGFTDCFSLSFADTGARDAYLTHAAHQAFVELLKPWLGRVLVFDYHPQENPG, translated from the coding sequence ATGACCTGTTCTATCCCGTTGCGCCATATCGTTCTCTGTGATTTTCTTGAGGACATCACACCGGCCAAGCATGCCGAGCTGGTCTATGAATTTTCCCAGCTTAAACATCGCATCCCCGGCGTGCTGCAATTCGAATGGGGGCCGAACGTCAGCCCGGAAGGCCTCGATGACGGCTTTACCGATTGCTTCAGCTTGAGTTTTGCCGATACGGGCGCGCGCGATGCGTATCTGACCCATGCCGCGCACCAGGCTTTTGTCGAGCTGCTTAAGCCATGGCTGGGCCGCGTACTCGTGTTCGACTATCATCCGCAGGAAAATCCGGGCTGA
- a CDS encoding alpha/beta fold hydrolase yields the protein MLFIALIPFYACKAQPVPLAIDALLTPDIGGIKQFVEIKTDDSNKPALLFLSGGPGSSMMKNADAFTAILKKRFTLVQWDQRDAGKTLKLNPSPRQPSVAQMEQDTYQVITFLQKELKQQKIYLLGSSWGNVLGFYIVKHHPELLHAYFASNPVVSQLESEKELLKTLKVHFKDNAVASQELDSVSFPFASDESMFYLRKWLFYKDGKEFATSEGFKTGFLQWSKTWSPAWNEVMNIDLPRTLKSVDCPVYFFVGKNDIQTSTRITQAYFETLKAPKKGLFFFDHSGHQIHQDEPVQFQEAIIKTLDAAPKS from the coding sequence GTGTTATTCATCGCCTTGATTCCATTTTATGCATGTAAAGCACAACCCGTTCCGCTTGCCATCGACGCGCTGCTGACTCCCGACATTGGCGGGATAAAGCAGTTTGTGGAAATCAAAACAGATGACTCCAACAAGCCTGCTCTTCTCTTTTTATCGGGCGGGCCGGGAAGTTCGATGATGAAAAATGCGGATGCGTTTACCGCCATCCTGAAAAAGAGATTTACGCTTGTGCAATGGGACCAGCGCGATGCAGGAAAAACCCTGAAACTGAATCCATCGCCACGCCAGCCTTCCGTCGCGCAGATGGAGCAGGACACGTACCAGGTCATCACGTTTCTACAAAAAGAGCTCAAGCAGCAAAAAATATACTTGCTGGGCAGTTCCTGGGGCAACGTCCTGGGCTTTTATATCGTCAAGCATCATCCGGAACTGCTGCATGCTTATTTCGCGTCCAATCCTGTCGTGAGCCAGCTGGAAAGCGAGAAAGAATTGCTGAAAACCTTGAAAGTGCATTTCAAGGACAATGCCGTCGCCAGCCAGGAACTGGACAGCGTTAGTTTCCCGTTTGCAAGTGACGAAAGCATGTTTTATTTAAGGAAATGGCTTTTTTACAAGGATGGCAAGGAATTTGCCACGAGCGAGGGCTTCAAGACGGGCTTTCTTCAATGGTCGAAAACCTGGTCGCCAGCCTGGAACGAGGTCATGAACATCGATCTGCCCAGGACCTTGAAGAGCGTTGACTGCCCCGTGTATTTCTTCGTCGGCAAAAACGATATCCAGACCTCGACCAGGATCACGCAAGCGTATTTTGAAACATTGAAGGCGCCAAAGAAGGGGCTGTTTTTCTTTGACCATTCCGGGCATCAAATTCACCAGGATGAACCGGTGCAGTTCCAGGAAGCCATCATCAAGACATTGGATGCGGCGCCGAAGTCCTGA
- a CDS encoding alpha/beta hydrolase, which yields MDEVTSVGSATIVLVHGGFVDGSGWEAVYRALRDEGCHVAIVQNPTLSLADDVAATGRVIAASPGPVVLVGHSYGGAVVTQAGNDPKVKALVYIAAFVPDQGESVDSLLKNAPPGAPVPPILPPHDGFLLLDQKKFAAAFAADVPRDKARFMAVSQVPWGVAALTGVVSAPAWRSKPSWYLVATEDKMIAPAMQRKMSERAGSKVVEVAGSHAIYISQAHAVATLIRKAAASIAGDQASLSASGIGVP from the coding sequence ATGGATGAGGTCACAAGTGTTGGGTCGGCAACGATCGTGCTCGTGCATGGCGGTTTTGTCGACGGGTCGGGTTGGGAAGCCGTTTACCGGGCGCTGCGTGACGAGGGTTGTCACGTTGCCATTGTGCAAAACCCAACGCTATCGCTGGCGGACGATGTGGCCGCGACCGGACGGGTCATCGCCGCGTCGCCGGGTCCCGTGGTCCTCGTTGGTCATTCGTATGGCGGTGCCGTGGTCACGCAAGCGGGGAACGATCCCAAGGTCAAGGCATTGGTCTACATCGCGGCGTTTGTGCCGGATCAAGGCGAGTCCGTCGATTCCTTGCTGAAGAATGCCCCGCCTGGCGCACCGGTGCCGCCGATCTTGCCGCCGCACGATGGCTTCCTGTTGCTCGACCAGAAAAAGTTTGCGGCCGCCTTCGCGGCCGATGTGCCCAGGGACAAGGCCCGCTTCATGGCGGTATCGCAAGTGCCCTGGGGAGTGGCCGCGCTGACCGGCGTGGTCAGCGCGCCAGCGTGGAGGAGCAAGCCCAGCTGGTACCTGGTGGCGACTGAGGACAAGATGATTGCGCCGGCGATGCAACGCAAGATGTCCGAACGCGCGGGCTCGAAGGTGGTCGAAGTCGCCGGCAGCCATGCCATTTACATTTCGCAAGCCCATGCGGTGGCGACGCTGATCCGCAAGGCCGCCGCCAGCATTGCCGGCGACCAGGCCAGCCTGTCCGCTTCCGGGATTGGTGTCCCGTGA
- a CDS encoding aromatic amino acid transaminase, whose product MTNPTVSASLFSAIEMAPRDPILGITEAFNADQNPAKINLGVGVYYDDNGKVPLLACVRKAEAILIEQAAPRTYLPIEGLAAYDKAVQELVFGADSAVIQERRAVTVQAIGGTGALKIGADFLQRFAPGAQVYISDPSWENHRALFENAGFVVNNYTYYDAVTHGVNFDGMLASLNAMPAGSIVVLHACCHNPTGADLSVAQWDQIIAVVTSRGLVPFLDMAYQGFANGIAEDGAVVRRFADAGGPLLVSNSFSKSFSLYGERVGALSVVAASADEAARLLSQLKRVVRTNYSNPPVHGGKVVATVLATPELRQLWEEELAGMRVRIREMRNAFVEKLKAKAPGHDFEFVRQQIGMFSYSGLSKEQVASLREQSIYAVDTGRICVAALNSRNIDIVIDAIAKVL is encoded by the coding sequence ATGACGAACCCAACTGTTTCTGCCAGTCTGTTTAGCGCCATCGAGATGGCCCCACGCGACCCGATCCTGGGCATCACCGAAGCATTTAACGCGGACCAGAATCCCGCCAAAATCAATCTGGGCGTTGGCGTCTATTATGACGACAACGGTAAAGTGCCTCTGTTAGCTTGCGTACGCAAGGCGGAAGCCATCCTGATCGAACAGGCCGCCCCACGCACCTATCTGCCGATCGAAGGCCTCGCTGCCTACGACAAGGCGGTGCAAGAACTCGTATTTGGCGCCGATAGCGCTGTAATTCAAGAGCGCCGCGCCGTCACCGTGCAAGCCATCGGCGGCACGGGCGCACTGAAGATCGGTGCCGACTTCCTGCAGCGCTTCGCGCCGGGTGCCCAGGTCTACATCAGCGACCCGAGCTGGGAAAACCACCGCGCGCTGTTCGAGAACGCCGGTTTCGTTGTGAATAACTACACCTACTACGATGCCGTCACCCATGGCGTGAACTTCGACGGCATGCTGGCCAGCCTGAACGCCATGCCAGCCGGTTCCATCGTCGTGCTGCACGCCTGCTGCCACAACCCGACCGGCGCCGACCTGAGCGTGGCCCAGTGGGACCAGATCATCGCCGTCGTCACGTCGCGCGGCCTGGTGCCGTTCCTGGACATGGCCTATCAAGGCTTCGCCAACGGCATCGCCGAAGACGGCGCCGTGGTGCGCCGCTTTGCCGACGCGGGCGGCCCGCTGCTGGTGTCGAACTCGTTCTCGAAATCGTTCTCGCTGTACGGCGAGCGCGTGGGCGCGCTGAGCGTCGTCGCCGCCAGCGCCGATGAAGCGGCCCGTCTGCTGTCGCAACTGAAGCGCGTCGTGCGCACCAACTACTCGAACCCGCCAGTCCACGGCGGCAAGGTGGTCGCCACCGTCCTGGCCACGCCGGAACTGCGCCAGCTGTGGGAAGAGGAACTGGCCGGCATGCGCGTGCGCATCCGCGAAATGCGCAATGCCTTCGTGGAAAAGCTGAAAGCCAAGGCGCCAGGCCACGACTTCGAATTCGTGCGCCAGCAAATCGGCATGTTCTCGTACTCGGGCCTGAGCAAGGAACAAGTGGCTTCCCTGCGCGAGCAATCGATCTACGCCGTCGACACGGGCCGTATCTGCGTGGCAGCATTGAATTCGCGCAACATCGACATCGTTATTGACGCGATCGCCAAAGTGCTTTAA
- the uvrB gene encoding excinuclease ABC subunit UvrB → MPELSTASEAESAIISFPDSPFKLHQPFPPAGDQPTAIDQLSEGIADGLAFQTLLGVTGSGKTYTMANVIARMGRPAIVFAPNKTLAAQLYSEFRDFFPQNAVEYFVSYYDYYQPEAYVPQRDLFIEKDSSINEHIEQMRLSCTKSLMERRDVIIVATVSAIYGIGNPNEYHQMILTLRVKDRVAQRDVIARLIQMQYTRNEVDFGRGTFRVRGDTIDIFPAEHAELAVRLEMFDDEIESIQLFDPLTGRVRQKIPRFTVYPGSHYVTPRSTVLRAVETIKDELRERLELFRKENKLIEEQRLEQRTRFDLEMMAEIGFTKGIENYSRHLSGALPGEPPPTLVDYLPPDALMFLDESHVLTGQLSAMYNGDRSRKTNLVDYGFRLPSALDNRPLKFEEFEQKMRQTVFVSATPADYEKNHSDQVVEQVVRPTGLVDPQIIVRPASSQVDDLMSEIVERIKKDERVLVTTLTKRMSEQLTEYLGDHGIKVRYLHSDIETVERVEILRDLRLGTFDVLVGINLLREGLDLPEVSLVAILDADKEGFLRSERSLIQTIGRAARNLNGTAILYGDRITDSMRRAIDETERRRAKQIAFNTANNIIPIGVKKSIREMIDGVYSPQEARETLQVAQEAAKFEAMSEKQVSKEIKRLEKLMVDHAKNLEFEKAAQVRDQLHILKQQLFGAPGTDNVASILGK, encoded by the coding sequence ATGCCCGAATTATCTACCGCCAGCGAGGCGGAAAGCGCAATTATCTCTTTCCCGGACTCCCCCTTCAAGCTGCACCAGCCCTTCCCTCCGGCCGGCGATCAGCCCACGGCAATCGACCAGCTGTCAGAAGGGATTGCCGACGGACTGGCCTTCCAGACCCTGCTGGGCGTGACCGGTTCGGGCAAGACCTACACCATGGCCAACGTCATCGCGCGCATGGGCCGGCCCGCCATCGTCTTCGCGCCGAACAAGACCTTGGCGGCGCAGCTGTACAGCGAGTTCCGCGACTTTTTCCCGCAGAACGCCGTCGAATACTTCGTCAGCTACTACGATTACTACCAGCCCGAAGCCTACGTGCCGCAGCGCGACCTGTTCATCGAAAAGGACTCGTCGATCAACGAGCATATCGAGCAGATGCGTTTGTCGTGCACCAAATCGCTGATGGAGCGGCGCGACGTCATCATCGTCGCCACCGTCTCGGCCATCTACGGTATCGGCAATCCGAACGAATACCACCAGATGATATTGACCCTGCGCGTCAAGGACAGGGTCGCCCAGCGCGACGTCATCGCGCGCCTGATCCAGATGCAGTACACGCGCAACGAGGTCGATTTCGGCCGCGGCACCTTCCGCGTGCGCGGCGACACGATCGACATCTTCCCCGCCGAGCATGCGGAGCTGGCCGTGCGCCTGGAAATGTTTGACGACGAGATCGAATCGATCCAGCTGTTCGATCCGCTGACGGGCCGCGTACGGCAAAAGATCCCCCGCTTCACCGTGTACCCGGGCTCGCACTACGTCACGCCCCGCTCCACCGTGCTGCGCGCCGTCGAGACCATCAAGGACGAGCTGCGCGAGCGCCTCGAGTTATTCCGCAAGGAAAATAAACTGATCGAAGAGCAGCGGCTGGAACAGCGCACGCGCTTCGACCTGGAAATGATGGCGGAAATCGGTTTCACCAAGGGTATCGAGAACTATTCGCGCCACCTGTCCGGCGCGCTGCCCGGCGAACCGCCGCCGACCCTGGTCGATTATCTGCCGCCCGACGCCCTGATGTTCCTCGACGAGTCGCACGTGCTGACGGGCCAGCTGAGCGCCATGTACAACGGCGACCGCTCGCGCAAGACGAACCTGGTCGACTATGGCTTCCGCCTGCCGTCCGCGCTCGACAACCGGCCCTTGAAATTCGAGGAATTCGAACAGAAGATGCGCCAGACCGTGTTCGTCTCGGCCACCCCGGCAGACTACGAAAAGAACCACTCCGACCAGGTGGTCGAACAGGTGGTGCGCCCCACGGGCCTGGTCGACCCGCAAATCATCGTGCGCCCCGCCAGCAGCCAGGTGGACGACCTGATGTCGGAAATCGTCGAGCGCATCAAGAAGGACGAGCGCGTGCTGGTGACCACCCTCACCAAGCGCATGTCCGAGCAATTGACGGAATACCTGGGCGACCATGGCATCAAGGTGCGCTACCTGCACAGCGATATCGAAACGGTGGAGCGCGTGGAAATCCTGCGCGACCTGCGCCTGGGCACCTTCGACGTGCTGGTGGGGATCAACCTGCTGCGTGAGGGCCTGGACTTGCCGGAAGTATCGCTGGTCGCCATCCTCGACGCGGACAAGGAAGGCTTTTTGCGCTCCGAACGCAGCCTGATCCAGACCATCGGCCGCGCCGCGCGTAACCTGAACGGCACGGCGATTTTGTACGGCGACCGCATCACGGACTCCATGCGCCGCGCCATCGACGAGACGGAACGCCGCCGCGCCAAGCAGATCGCCTTCAATACGGCCAACAACATCATCCCGATCGGTGTGAAGAAATCGATCCGCGAAATGATCGACGGCGTCTACAGCCCGCAGGAAGCGCGCGAGACCCTGCAGGTGGCGCAGGAAGCGGCGAAATTCGAAGCGATGAGCGAGAAACAGGTCAGCAAGGAAATCAAGCGCCTGGAAAAACTGATGGTCGACCACGCCAAGAACCTGGAGTTCGAAAAGGCGGCGCAAGTGCGCGACCAGCTGCACATCCTCAAGCAGCAGCTGTTCGGCGCGCCCGGCACCGACAATGTGGCGTCGATACTGGGCAAATAA
- the denD gene encoding D-erythronate dehydrogenase: MKVLITGGAGFLGQRLARQLLAQGRLTDSHGQLQAISELVLVDVVAAHDFHDARVKVVTGDIADGALMRATIDAQTASIFHLAAIVSGQAEADFELGMRINLDASRLLLDICRELGHKPKVVFTSSVAVYGGKLPDVVQDTTALNPQSSYGAQKAIGELLLNDYSRRGFVDGRVLRLPTISVRPGKPNKAASSFASGIIREPLNGEAAVCPVSTDLRLWLLSPRGAIASLIAGHELAGEAFGASRTVNLPGLSVSVGEMIAALEQVAGADVVARISYAPDPAVERIVKSWPGAWDTARAESLGLTADADFASIIRAYIEDVKA; encoded by the coding sequence ATGAAAGTACTGATTACCGGCGGCGCCGGTTTCCTGGGACAGCGCCTGGCGCGCCAGTTGCTGGCGCAAGGCCGCTTGACGGACAGCCACGGCCAGCTGCAAGCGATCAGCGAGCTGGTTTTGGTCGACGTGGTGGCCGCGCATGACTTCCACGATGCGCGCGTCAAAGTGGTCACGGGCGACATCGCCGATGGCGCCTTGATGCGCGCCACCATCGATGCGCAGACCGCGTCGATCTTCCACCTGGCCGCCATCGTCAGCGGCCAGGCGGAAGCCGATTTCGAGCTGGGCATGCGCATCAACCTCGATGCCTCGCGTTTGCTGCTCGATATCTGCCGCGAACTGGGGCACAAGCCGAAAGTGGTCTTCACCAGCTCCGTGGCCGTCTACGGCGGCAAGCTGCCGGACGTGGTGCAGGACACCACCGCGCTGAACCCGCAATCGTCGTACGGCGCGCAAAAAGCCATCGGCGAATTGCTGCTCAATGACTACAGCCGCCGCGGCTTTGTCGATGGCCGCGTGCTGCGCCTGCCCACCATCAGCGTGCGTCCCGGTAAGCCGAACAAGGCGGCGTCGTCTTTCGCCAGCGGCATCATCCGCGAACCGTTGAATGGCGAGGCGGCCGTCTGCCCTGTGTCCACCGATTTGCGATTGTGGCTGCTGTCGCCGCGCGGCGCCATCGCCTCGCTGATCGCCGGCCACGAACTGGCGGGCGAGGCCTTTGGCGCCAGCCGCACGGTGAACTTGCCGGGTTTGAGCGTGAGCGTGGGCGAGATGATCGCCGCGCTGGAACAAGTCGCCGGCGCGGACGTCGTTGCCCGCATCAGCTATGCGCCCGATCCGGCCGTCGAGCGCATCGTCAAGAGCTGGCCCGGCGCCTGGGACACGGCACGGGCCGAGTCGCTGGGCTTGACGGCCGATGCGGATTTCGCCAGCATCATCCGTGCGTATATCGAGGATGTGAAAGCATGA
- the otnI gene encoding 2-oxo-tetronate isomerase, with the protein MPRFAANLTMMFNEVPFPQRFAAAAQAGFTGVEFLFPYDHAPQEVAGWLRENKLQNVLFNLPPGDWAAGERGIASLPGREAEFRAGVAQGIAYALALGTPRVHMMAGLLPVGADLALHRATYLANLRYAAKAVGEHGIELLIEPINGRDMPGYFLVTQAQGHALRLESGAPNVKVQMDFYHTQIVEGDIAMTFQNNFDGIGHVQIASVPARNEPDDGEVNYPYLFRLLDELDYEGWIGCEYRPRGRTEDGLGWLAAYNNKQGA; encoded by the coding sequence ATGCCCCGTTTTGCCGCCAATCTGACCATGATGTTCAATGAAGTGCCTTTCCCGCAGCGCTTTGCCGCCGCCGCGCAAGCGGGTTTCACGGGCGTCGAATTTTTGTTCCCCTACGATCACGCGCCGCAGGAAGTGGCCGGCTGGCTGCGCGAAAACAAGCTGCAGAACGTGCTGTTCAACCTGCCGCCGGGCGACTGGGCGGCCGGTGAGCGGGGCATCGCCTCGCTGCCGGGCCGCGAAGCGGAATTTCGCGCTGGCGTGGCACAGGGCATCGCATATGCGCTGGCGCTGGGCACGCCGCGCGTGCACATGATGGCGGGCCTGCTGCCCGTGGGCGCCGACCTCGCTCTGCACCGCGCCACCTACCTGGCCAACCTGCGGTACGCGGCGAAAGCCGTGGGCGAGCATGGCATCGAGCTCCTGATCGAACCGATCAACGGGCGCGACATGCCCGGCTATTTCCTCGTCACGCAGGCGCAGGGCCATGCGCTGCGCCTGGAGTCGGGCGCGCCCAACGTCAAGGTGCAGATGGATTTTTATCACACGCAGATCGTCGAGGGCGATATCGCCATGACGTTCCAAAACAACTTCGACGGCATCGGCCACGTGCAGATCGCCAGCGTCCCGGCCCGCAATGAACCGGACGATGGCGAAGTCAATTACCCGTATTTATTCAGGCTGCTCGACGAGCTCGACTACGAGGGCTGGATCGGCTGCGAATACCGTCCGCGCGGGCGCACCGAGGATGGCCTGGGCTGGCTCGCTGCATACAACAACAAACAAGGAGCATGA
- the otnC gene encoding 3-oxo-tetronate 4-phosphate decarboxylase: MSATESRQRELIVDFGKSLFERGLTAGSSGNLSVRLSDGWLLTPTNASLGRLDPAQLSKLDWDGKLISGAPPSKEAFLHRAMYAERSSAGAIVHLHSTHSAAVSCMCGLNHDDCIPPLTPYFVMKVGRLPLVPYHRPGDPALAGAIGAMARKHSAVLLANHGPVVSGTSLEAAVYAAEELEETAKLFLLLRDVPTRPLDAAQIADLKQTFKLEL, translated from the coding sequence ATGAGCGCCACGGAATCGCGCCAGCGCGAGCTGATCGTCGACTTCGGCAAGTCCCTGTTCGAAAGGGGCTTGACGGCGGGCAGCAGCGGCAACCTGAGCGTGCGCCTGTCCGACGGCTGGCTGCTCACGCCGACGAACGCCAGCCTGGGCCGGCTCGATCCGGCGCAGCTGTCCAAGCTCGATTGGGATGGCAAGCTGATCAGCGGAGCGCCGCCGTCCAAGGAGGCGTTCCTGCACCGCGCCATGTACGCAGAGCGGAGCAGCGCGGGCGCCATCGTGCACCTGCACTCGACGCATTCGGCCGCCGTGTCGTGCATGTGCGGCTTGAACCATGACGACTGCATCCCGCCGCTCACGCCATACTTTGTGATGAAGGTGGGGCGCTTGCCGCTGGTGCCGTATCACCGTCCGGGCGACCCGGCGCTGGCGGGCGCGATCGGCGCCATGGCGCGCAAGCACTCGGCCGTGCTGCTGGCCAATCACGGTCCCGTCGTGTCGGGCACGAGCCTGGAAGCGGCCGTGTATGCGGCCGAGGAACTGGAAGAGACGGCCAAGCTGTTTTTGCTGCTGCGCGACGTGCCCACGCGTCCGCTCGACGCGGCGCAGATCGCGGATCTGAAGCAGACATTCAAACTCGAACTATAG